Proteins from a single region of Streptomyces spinoverrucosus:
- a CDS encoding type I polyketide synthase produces MVSQNPDTEHEATANEPIAVIGMGCRFAGDIDSPERFWNFLMAGRDAISEIPSERWEPYASSSAENAALLRRTTRFGGFLTDIQGFDAEFFGITPREAELMDPQQRIVLEVAWEALEHAGVPPRSLAGGDTGVFIGVGSDDYGRRLLEDLPRIEAWTGIGGAFCAVANRISYTLDLRGSSVAVDTACSSSLVAIHQACQTLRLGEVPLALAGGVMIMAGPGLTMVLDAAGATSPDGRSKSFDAAANGYGRGEGAGVIVLKRLSDARRDGDRVLAVIRGSGIHQDGKTKGIMAPSQEAQTHLLRRTYEHAQISPASVDYVEAHGTGTRMGDPIEAGAMAAVFGVDRPANRPCLIGSVKPSIGHLEAGAGVAGVIKAVLALRHAQIPPTANFERPNPAIPWAESGLEVVAEPTPWPRTDGPRRAGVSGYGYGGTISHVILEQAPETPEPAKDDPDRKPVARVYPLSGASEAAVREYAGRLADVLETEPTAPSAAALGHTLALRRSHLAHRATVVAGDRAELVSRLRALAAEASVPGVARGRSASGAAAGAGLVWVFSGHGAQWLGMGRELLATHPEFAAVIDEITPVFMAEIGFCPRQVISDGELGDVSRIQPMIFAMQVGLAAVWRALGVVPDAVIGHSVGEIAAAVTAGVLSLQDGARLICRRSILLRRVAGLGGMAMVNLPFEEAARRLAERTDVVAAISASPSSTVVAGDAAAVESVSARWKDDGLVVRRVDSDVAFHSSHMDPLLDELAAADHDLDIRPATLHVYTTALDDPRANPLRYGGYWAANLRNPVRFAEAVTAAVEDGYRRFVEVSAHPVVAHSIDETLDSLGVTDALVAHTLRRGKPERETLLTNLGALHCHGGEIDWAAMWPASVLAELPPPVWQHRPYWAESGPRTAGGGGHDVDSHTLLGTRAVVTATTPLQVWQTYLDETCRPYPGDHPVQGVEIIPATVLLNTFFTAATGTGERPALSDVSLRVPVSVTAARELQVTLQDGTVRLASRLLGQGADDGDGPAWLTHTTASVSHGVTVADDRVLPLTDILSRCTESLSPDFPVDRLASIGVAAMGFPWAVEELLSGPGELLARVRADGESEELPTSWASVLDAALSVASVAFDGPPTLRMPAHIREIALRGDSPARVLISVRVAEGTAAADTVHVEIADETGRVVATLRALRYGVLDGDPGAAASPRRLVHEMVWRPLELDASSTERPGLVVLVGDDSALKAALAERLTTAGTPCVSLTTPRELDTVRERLGASTAVLVVPAVTATSETVTDAAFRATWLLAGAAQWLAAARLADRPKLWCLTQGVHESADATGLGHGGLWGLGRVIGGEHPDLWGGLVDLAADGAAPRADEMLSVLGSVRGEDVIVVRDGRWTISRLARLEKDATRAATEFRADGTYLITGGLGALGLEIAHWMAGRGARRLVLAGRSGLPPRETWDSVEDPRVQRQIEAVRSLEALGVTVRALALDITDRDQAAKLLSPSELQLPPVKGVVHAAGVLDNRMLADLTEDSLRTVMRPKVDGALVLHEIFPPGSVDFFALFSSCGLLLGLPGQASYASANAFLDALAGHRRAAGDHATVSFGWTSWRGLGMSTSSEVIDAELEARGTADITVAEAFRCWELADRHDSGYYAVLRMLPPTPGAVRPRLLSEMTVDDGEGTASGDAGDAEWQSLSPDELHGYLVDAVRQSVADVMKTSPADLDVRAPLTELGLDSVMTVVVRRRLEKRFRLALPATLLWERPSVEAVAGFLRGELSPGDADTDPPSDIAPAGERTDAELLVG; encoded by the coding sequence TCGGACGACTACGGACGGCGTCTCCTGGAGGACCTGCCGCGCATCGAGGCGTGGACGGGCATCGGCGGCGCCTTCTGCGCGGTCGCGAACAGGATCTCGTACACGCTCGACCTGCGCGGCTCCAGCGTCGCGGTGGACACCGCGTGCTCCTCGTCCCTGGTCGCCATCCACCAGGCCTGCCAGACCCTGCGCCTGGGCGAGGTGCCACTCGCCCTGGCCGGCGGCGTGATGATCATGGCGGGCCCGGGGCTGACGATGGTCCTGGACGCCGCCGGCGCGACCTCACCGGACGGCCGCTCGAAATCCTTCGACGCCGCCGCCAACGGGTACGGCCGCGGCGAGGGCGCCGGCGTGATCGTCCTCAAGCGGCTCAGCGACGCCCGGCGCGACGGCGACCGTGTCCTTGCGGTGATCCGAGGCAGCGGCATCCACCAGGACGGCAAGACGAAGGGCATCATGGCGCCCAGCCAGGAGGCACAGACACACCTGCTGCGGCGCACCTACGAGCACGCGCAGATCTCCCCCGCCTCCGTCGACTACGTCGAGGCGCACGGCACCGGCACCCGGATGGGCGACCCGATCGAGGCGGGCGCCATGGCCGCCGTGTTCGGCGTGGACCGTCCGGCCAACCGGCCGTGTCTCATCGGGTCGGTCAAGCCCAGCATCGGCCACCTCGAAGCCGGTGCGGGCGTGGCCGGTGTCATCAAGGCCGTACTCGCCCTGCGGCACGCGCAGATACCGCCGACCGCCAACTTCGAGCGGCCCAACCCGGCCATCCCCTGGGCCGAGTCCGGGCTCGAAGTCGTCGCCGAACCGACTCCCTGGCCGCGGACCGACGGGCCGCGCCGGGCCGGTGTGTCCGGCTACGGGTACGGCGGGACCATCAGCCACGTCATCCTGGAGCAGGCGCCCGAGACCCCCGAACCGGCAAAGGACGACCCCGACAGGAAGCCGGTCGCCCGGGTGTACCCGCTCTCCGGCGCATCCGAGGCAGCGGTCCGGGAGTACGCGGGCAGGCTCGCCGACGTGCTGGAGACCGAGCCCACCGCGCCGTCGGCCGCCGCGCTCGGCCACACCCTCGCCCTGCGCAGGTCCCACCTCGCCCATCGCGCGACGGTCGTCGCGGGCGACCGCGCCGAGCTGGTCTCACGGCTGCGGGCGCTGGCCGCCGAGGCGTCCGTACCGGGCGTGGCGCGCGGGCGCAGCGCGTCCGGGGCCGCCGCCGGTGCGGGGCTCGTGTGGGTGTTCTCCGGCCACGGTGCCCAGTGGCTCGGCATGGGCCGCGAACTCCTCGCGACGCACCCGGAGTTCGCGGCCGTCATCGACGAGATCACCCCTGTCTTCATGGCGGAGATCGGCTTCTGTCCGCGCCAGGTCATCAGCGACGGCGAGCTGGGAGACGTCTCCCGGATCCAGCCGATGATCTTCGCCATGCAGGTCGGCCTGGCCGCCGTATGGCGTGCTCTGGGTGTTGTGCCGGACGCGGTGATCGGACACTCGGTGGGCGAGATCGCGGCGGCCGTGACGGCCGGCGTGCTCAGCCTCCAGGACGGTGCGCGGCTGATCTGCCGGCGGTCGATCCTGCTGCGCCGGGTCGCCGGCCTGGGCGGCATGGCGATGGTGAACCTGCCCTTCGAGGAGGCGGCCCGGCGGCTGGCCGAGCGGACCGACGTCGTCGCGGCCATCTCCGCTTCGCCGTCCTCCACCGTGGTGGCCGGGGACGCGGCCGCGGTGGAGTCCGTGAGCGCCCGGTGGAAGGACGACGGGCTCGTCGTACGGCGGGTGGACTCCGATGTGGCCTTCCACAGCAGCCACATGGACCCGCTCCTCGACGAACTCGCCGCCGCCGACCACGACCTGGACATCCGCCCTGCCACGCTCCACGTCTACACGACGGCTCTGGACGATCCTCGCGCGAACCCCCTCCGGTACGGCGGCTACTGGGCTGCCAACCTGCGCAACCCCGTCCGCTTCGCCGAAGCCGTCACGGCCGCGGTCGAGGACGGCTACCGCCGGTTCGTCGAGGTATCCGCGCACCCCGTAGTGGCGCACTCGATCGACGAGACCCTCGACAGCCTCGGCGTCACCGACGCCCTGGTCGCCCACACCCTGCGGCGTGGCAAGCCGGAGCGCGAGACGCTGCTGACCAACCTGGGGGCCCTGCACTGCCACGGCGGCGAGATCGACTGGGCCGCGATGTGGCCCGCGTCCGTCCTCGCCGAACTGCCCCCGCCGGTCTGGCAGCACCGCCCCTACTGGGCCGAGTCCGGGCCCAGGACGGCCGGAGGCGGCGGGCACGACGTGGACAGCCACACCCTGCTCGGCACCCGCGCTGTGGTGACCGCAACGACGCCGCTCCAGGTCTGGCAGACCTACCTCGACGAGACTTGCCGCCCCTACCCGGGCGACCATCCCGTCCAGGGCGTCGAGATCATCCCCGCCACCGTCCTGCTGAACACCTTCTTCACCGCGGCCACCGGCACCGGCGAGCGGCCCGCACTCAGCGACGTGTCACTGCGCGTGCCCGTCTCCGTCACCGCCGCGCGAGAGCTCCAGGTCACCCTCCAGGACGGCACCGTGCGCCTGGCGTCGCGGCTGCTCGGCCAGGGCGCGGACGACGGGGACGGCCCGGCGTGGCTGACCCACACCACGGCGTCGGTGTCGCACGGCGTGACCGTCGCGGACGACCGCGTGCTCCCGCTCACGGACATCCTGAGCCGCTGCACGGAGTCCCTTTCCCCCGACTTCCCCGTCGACCGGCTCGCCTCGATCGGCGTCGCCGCGATGGGGTTCCCGTGGGCCGTCGAGGAACTCCTGAGCGGCCCGGGCGAGTTGCTGGCCCGGGTCCGTGCCGACGGCGAAAGCGAGGAGCTGCCCACCTCCTGGGCCTCCGTCCTCGACGCCGCCCTCTCCGTCGCCTCCGTCGCCTTCGACGGCCCGCCCACGCTGCGCATGCCCGCCCACATCCGGGAGATCGCCCTGCGCGGCGACTCGCCCGCCCGTGTGCTGATCAGCGTGCGGGTGGCCGAGGGTACGGCGGCCGCGGACACCGTGCACGTCGAGATCGCGGACGAGACGGGCCGCGTCGTCGCCACCCTGCGCGCACTGCGCTACGGCGTGCTGGACGGCGACCCAGGCGCGGCGGCCAGCCCCCGTCGTCTCGTCCACGAGATGGTGTGGCGGCCCCTCGAACTCGACGCCTCCTCGACCGAACGTCCTGGCCTCGTCGTGCTGGTCGGCGACGACAGCGCGCTGAAGGCCGCCCTCGCCGAGCGACTGACCACCGCGGGCACCCCCTGCGTGAGCCTGACGACGCCCCGGGAACTGGACACCGTGCGGGAGCGGCTCGGGGCGTCCACGGCCGTGCTGGTGGTGCCCGCGGTCACGGCCACCTCGGAGACCGTGACCGACGCCGCCTTCCGCGCGACCTGGCTGCTGGCCGGCGCCGCGCAGTGGCTCGCCGCCGCGCGGCTCGCGGACCGGCCGAAGCTGTGGTGCCTCACTCAAGGGGTGCACGAGAGCGCCGACGCCACCGGCCTCGGTCACGGCGGCCTCTGGGGGCTCGGCCGGGTGATCGGCGGTGAGCACCCCGACCTGTGGGGCGGACTTGTCGACCTCGCGGCGGACGGTGCGGCGCCGCGCGCCGACGAGATGCTGTCCGTGCTCGGCTCGGTCAGAGGCGAGGACGTCATCGTCGTACGCGACGGGCGGTGGACCATCAGCCGACTCGCACGGCTCGAGAAGGACGCGACCCGGGCCGCGACGGAGTTCCGGGCCGACGGCACCTATCTGATCACGGGTGGTCTCGGCGCACTCGGCCTGGAGATCGCCCACTGGATGGCCGGCCGGGGCGCCCGGCGTCTGGTGCTCGCCGGACGCTCCGGGCTGCCGCCCCGCGAGACCTGGGACTCGGTCGAGGACCCGCGTGTCCAGCGGCAGATCGAGGCCGTACGCTCCCTCGAAGCGCTCGGCGTGACCGTACGGGCCCTCGCCCTGGACATCACCGACCGCGACCAGGCGGCCAAGCTGCTGTCCCCGTCCGAACTGCAACTGCCGCCGGTCAAGGGCGTGGTGCACGCCGCGGGTGTCCTCGACAACCGCATGCTCGCGGACCTGACCGAGGACTCGCTGCGCACGGTGATGCGGCCCAAGGTGGACGGCGCCCTGGTCCTGCACGAGATCTTCCCGCCCGGCAGCGTCGACTTCTTCGCCCTGTTCTCGTCCTGCGGTCTGCTCCTCGGGCTGCCCGGACAGGCCAGCTACGCCTCCGCCAACGCCTTCCTCGACGCCCTGGCCGGTCACCGGCGGGCCGCCGGTGACCATGCCACGGTCAGCTTCGGCTGGACCTCGTGGCGAGGGCTCGGCATGTCGACCTCCTCCGAGGTGATCGACGCCGAACTGGAGGCACGCGGCACCGCCGACATCACCGTGGCGGAGGCGTTCCGCTGCTGGGAACTGGCCGACCGGCACGACAGCGGCTACTACGCCGTCCTGCGCATGCTGCCGCCGACGCCGGGTGCCGTACGGCCGCGGCTGCTCTCCGAGATGACGGTCGACGACGGCGAGGGCACCGCGTCCGGTGACGCCGGCGACGCCGAGTGGCAGTCCCTGTCCCCCGACGAGCTGCACGGCTACCTGGTCGACGCCGTCCGCCAGAGCGTCGCCGACGTCATGAAGACCAGCCCCGCGGATCTCGACGTGCGGGCCCCACTGACGGAGTTGGGCCTCGACTCGGTGATGACCGTGGTCGTGCGCCGGCGTCTGGAGAAGCGGTTCCGGCTCGCTCTGCCGGCCACGCTGCTGTGGGAGCGGCCCTCGGTGGAGGCCGTGGCCGGATTCCTGCGCGGCGAACTCTCGCCGGGTGATGCGGACACGGACCCGCCCTCCGACATCGCGCCCGCCGGCGAACGGACCGACGCCGAACTCCTCGTCGGCTGA